One Hyperolius riggenbachi isolate aHypRig1 chromosome 12, aHypRig1.pri, whole genome shotgun sequence genomic window, TTGCTGCCTGGAATTGACCTCGGATTGTGTTTGACACTGATTTTGCCTGCTCCTCTGTACTGTACCAATCTGATCTTCTGTGTATGACTTGGAACTGTACCCGACAGTTAGCCTGCTGATTTGAAATTGTATTATTGTGGTTCTGGTTGCACCTCTGTCTTGCCGGCCTTAGTTGCTATACTTTGCATGCTTAAGTCCTGGGGCAACCGCAGTCAGGTAGATGCATCTAGTCTCCACGTGGGGGCTTggctataggtgaagaccgtgggaTTGGGCTCAGAGTTCAGCAATAGATTGGGGTATAATGACTGAAGAAAGACGGGGATCAGCCAGGCCTCGCAGCGTTACTCACAGAGCTACAGCGAGGGAGCGCACATCAcagctgttggtggggtctgatcgccccccctgtgtttttgctctttttttataatttttttttacatttttttcccccccctctcctcgcagccagccaatcacggcaatcggctttcataggcttctgcctatgagagctgatcgctctctagtgtcctagggcagtggttctcaaacttttccggGTGAGGGCACCCTTGGTGACTTTGaaatttttttcaaggcaccccttgaCAAAACCAAATACCGAAATGCTGTTATGACACCAGTTAGTATTTGTTCTAGTATAAGTTACAGTGGCTTGAAAAATAAGTATACATATACAAATTGCACATAATTCGATTTGGTAAAATGATTGTACTTTTAACGTGCGGACATATTACTATTCCACAGCACTAGACAATAAATAGAAAACATACAATGTTAACAAGGGCTGTCGGACGGAGAGGTAGACATGTTAACAAACCACTTTAGTTTACCTAATGAGAAGTATGAGCCTGTTGGGCACTGCACAACTTTTCAAACCTTGGAATCAGATTTGATACAGCCAGCCTCATTTCCTGCAACTGCTGAAAAACCAGCCTCGCATAGATAGGAGGTTGCAAATGGAATTAAAATGCGCTTGGCTTTAGCACTCAGTAGGGGATATTCATTAGCAATTGTTATCCAAAAATCAGTCAGGTCCATGTGAGAAAATTTTGGCTTTTAAATTTGTCACAGGACATTTCAATGAAACTTTCTTGTTCGGCAGAAGTAAAATCTGATGGAATCTCATTCCAAAATAAGTCTTGGACCCATGCATATTTATTACAATCTTCTGGGAAGTATTTTTCAAACCAGTAACTGAGCTGTGTAAGGTGGTATTTAAAAACACATTTCAGTTCATGGTCCAAGGATAGGTCATTGGATGTAATGAAATCCTGCATCAATGGGAAACAATCCTTCCAATCATTTTCTTCTAATTTCCTCCTCCaaagtattaattttttttttaaagagacactgaagcgaaaaaaaatatgatataatgaattggttgtgtactatgaataattactagaagtttagcagcaaagaaaatattctcatatttttattttcaggtatatagtgttttttctaacattgcatcattctataatatgtgcagattatacaacactcagcattcaaaatgagtctttcagagcagtctgtgaagtaatgacctctcctctagcagaggaaaagtaaatagtccaggaacagttgagataataaaagtcagataacagccctctccacgactttgaaagtcgcagagcttaattgcttttttgcatagagataactggagtttcttaactcttcctgtactggaaacaattagactgatgtatctgatcttaaagagaatctgtactctgaaattcttacaataaaaagcataccattctattcattatgtgctcctggtcccctctgtgctgtttctgccattctctgctgcaaacctggcttgtaattgccagttttaggcagtgtttacaaacaaactaaccagcttctaataggctcagctaagcagagtgtgttagtcacacagagcctgcagggggtgtgtacagcttctagctaatcacaagcagccctgcacattccagtctgactgcctcagcctgactgtgccgactatagagagaagattagatcatataacagagataacacagctactgtgcaattaggaaaagctgcagtaagccagaccacattagaaaaggcataggaacttatagcatagaagaaataaagataaacaatttgttacagagtctctttaatgttttatttcttagctgtactacacatacaaatcatatcatcatttttttttcgcttcagtgtctctttaaaggctgaTATCTTCTCAGTTTCagaatgtgtgggttttttcCCTGCAGGGAGAGATTTAAAACATTAAATTTTTGGAAGACATCACTCAAGTATGCTAATTTTGCCAAGAAACCTGTATCTAAAGTGTCTTCCACACTCATGATCTTCTTCTTCAAGATAGGAGTAGAGTTGTTGACGCAATTCAAAAACCCGAGACAGTACATTGCCACGAGAGAGCCATCGTGAGCTACAGTAGTACAATAAGGATGTATGCTCAGATCCcatatcctcacacatttttttttgaaaaaacgtGCTTTCTGTGGTCGAGTTTTAATGTAATGTACAACTTTCAAGACCTTTTTAAGTGGAGAACTGAGTTGCTTTGAGGTAAGTGCTTCTCTGTGGATAACACAGTGGATCCAGAGTGCATCAGGAGCTTTATTTCTTACAAGTGCCTGTAAGCCTACATAACAGCCAGACATAGAACGACCTCCATCCGTGCAAACTCCAACACACTTTGTCCAGTCCAGGTTGTTGTCACTCATAAGTGTCCAGAATATTGAACAAGTCTTGTCCCTTTATACCTGCCGTAATACTTTTACAAAACAGGAGGTCTCCCATGATTTTGTCTTCATCAATAAATCTTGCATAGCAGATCAAATGAGCATCTTTGTGGCTGTCAGTTGCCTCATCAAGCTGTAATCCAAATTCCTTTCCTTTCATTTTTTCAGTAATTTGATCATTGAgatcttcggccatgcattcaattTTCTGACTAATAGTACTGTTGGATAAAGGTATTTTGGAAAGCTGTTTTCCTGTAGATTCTCCAGCCATAAGTGTGACAATCTCCATAGCAGCTGGTAAAATCAGATCCTCTGCAATGGTGTGGGGCTTTTTACACTTTGCCACTAAATATGCTACCTTGTATGAGGCTAGCAATGCATTTTTTGGTATTGAGGCTtgtttcaaaaatgttttttttgttcttgtaTGTCACTTAATCTTTTTTGCAAAAAATTCAGAAGATTTATTCGCCACATTAGGATGATTTGTTTCCAAGTGACGTTTTAGTTTACTAGGAATCCTGCACTCTGGAGCCAAAACTTTGAGACATACTACACACTGTGGATGCTCTTCCTGATGGATCTCCACTGAAGTAAAACCAAAGTTTAGATAAGTCGTCATATTTCCGACATTTACGTCTCTTCACACTTTTGCCACCACTTGTCTGTGGTTCACAATCTGTCTCCATTCCCGTGCTTCCTATTGAAGTTCAAAAACCTTTCCATTTTTAAAGCAGAGTTTttgattttgtataatttttttcttgtCTTGACGCTGCAATGCGTGAGAAATCTGCAAAAGGATAAGCAAAAAATATTCTTAAGGGTCTTGGCATAAACAGTAGCCATATTACACTTCAACTGTTGCCAAATTATATACATTGAACTTGAAGACCTCATATTAAGCCACATGTAGCATCAATCATATGTTAAGGCAGGTGCAGGCCGGACggaggctctctggctggtgcaggccggaaggaggctctctggctggtgCAGGCCGTACGGggaggctctctggctggtgCAGGCCCGGAAggaggctctctggctggtgCAGGCCCGGAAggaggctctctggctggtgCAGGCCGGATGGCTGGTGATAGCGCTGCAGTGAGGTCATGTGTAGTGATTTTTGTAATGTATGCTCCTCTGagcatagtcagtgacatgaagttgtactctgtacaatgcttcataaaatgtcagtgctatatgaatacataggaATGCAGGGCTTGGATTGAGTTCCTAGGggggcagtcagtgacaagactataaaggtggccatacaccgtcAGATGGCTGCTAGATTTTAGCAACAAATAGATCCTTGTGTGCAGTGTATGAAATAACCATACGTGCCACCGCTCTGGCCTGCATCCCCGCTCTTTCTGACGTCAgtgccgggtcctggcttgatgacctcatcaagccaCAACCCGGAACTGAGCAGCAGTAGGAGCGgagatgccagccagagcggaggggtccacTGCAGCTCATCGCTGGAACCCGGAAGGTGGATAATGGCTGCCAGCtaaataaaacttattttttgGATAAAATGGTCAACCTCTTTATCTGATAGCAAGTATTCCAATTGCGGCAGTTATGTCCACCAAACACAAATTAAGGTTATTAACTTGTCCACCAGCTGTCACAATATTATAAAGTCAAGTGTGCATCAAGTGTTGAAATGACTAACTCAGAAGACGCTCTCTGCCCCTCAGCTTGCTGCAGTGGTCCCCAGCTATGTTGGCTGTGTATGCAGCAGAGCAAACATACCCCCCCAGGTAACATCACCACATTTTGGGCCTGAGAgcatcccccccccacacacggtAACGTCATGTGTGGGGCCAAGCAGCAagcaacaccccctcccccacccaggtAACACTATCACATGCTGGCCCTGagagcatacccccccccccaggtaacacCACCACATTTTGGGCCTGagcgcattcccccccccccaccctgcgcGCGCACGCACAGTAATGTCATGCGTGGGGCCAAGCAGCAagcaacacccccctccccccacccaggtAACACCATCACATGCTGGCCCTGAGagcataccccccccccttccccccaggtaACACCACCACATTTTGGGCCTGAGAGCATCCCCCCTACACACGGTAACGTCATGTGTGGGGCCAAGCAGCAAGCATCACCCCCTCCCGTACCCAGGTAACACCATCACATGCTGGCCCTGagagcatacccccccccccccctcccaggtaaCACCACCACATTTTGGGCCTGAGAGCATCaatcccccctccacacacacggtAACGTCATGCGTAAGGCCAAGCAGCAAGCAAcaaccccctccctcctccccccccccccaggtaaccaTGGTGGGCCTAAGAGCatgactcttcccccccccccccccccaggtaaaaaTGCCACCAAAACTCCCTTCACCCACCAGGCAATATTGTACAATAATAGGGGACCTTACTTTGTGCTGTCTGTGCGCCGCTCGTTTCTGGGTACGAAGGCAGTCCACCCAGTCCAGGAGTGATGAGCCTGTGCTTTGAACTGCGCGGCTCGGATCTCTGGAGCTGCACCCCCCACTAATAACTAGCCGGCCAATCAGAGATGGCTGTGAGCGACGGGCGGCGCTGCTCGTAAGCACAGCGTGACACGTGACTCACACACGCAGCCGGCCATTCAGAACTAATGATCAGCAGCAGCTGCACAGTGGGACACAGACATAGCTGTGACTCCAGCACACAAGGACACAGCCGCGGCACCCACTTTGGGAACCAGTGtcctagggggacagccgtgtcacacggccgtccccagtacagcgctgctgcagatcgcagcgctgtacaaggtaattagacggcgatccccgctgggagactgaaggcggagctccgcctaccaagcagatGTGTGCATGATCTCCTacactgcgagccccaaggaccttacaccgatcggtgttaggcggtcctggggctgccgccgcggccacgcccatcggcaagcagttaattcgcaatagtgcccctttaattggaTTGGGCCTTATATATGTTATCATTCTAAATGTGACTGGCTCCTCTGTTTGACAATGCCTCCACCTTTGTCTGCAGGTTTTGCTAATATCCTGTTTGAGGTTTGAATAAGGCCCCGCTCTCCACCTTTGTTATGTTGACTGTTGTAATTTTGGATGGAGAGTACTCTAAAATGTTCCATCACAAGTGGGTGAAATGCATCAATAAAATTAACTTTTTGACTTTACTAGATATAAACGGATTTTTCTTTTGGCCCCTTTTCTTCTGATTGCTGGACACCCAACTGGTACTGAAATGATGTATACAGGACAGGATGAGACAAAGCCTTTATCAGTCTTTGTCACCTCACATGCTCCGAATAGAACATAAAGACTATCAGCCACTTGGCAAGTATAGTAGTAAGAGTACTTAATATTGAATATATAATGAACGGGGTACTCCCAAAGATAGGTCACCTCAAAGGTAAGCAAGCGCTGTGCAACTGGAGAAAATTGTGCACAGTATCCAGTCAGGACAGTCTGAAAAAAGGATGTTAAAGAACACCCGCTTCCCAACCTTCCACTAAAAGTGGGTCAAGTACCATTAGTTGATGGGAAGAGTCTAGCCTTTTTAAAACAATTAAACATTTCAAAAAGAAGGAAAGTGGTGGATTTGCATTTAGAAGAATAAGAGACCAATATTCAGATTATGTTAAGTAAAAGTTTAAAATTTGACATATTTTAGTCAGGCGATAACCCGAGAAACTGTTATAGCTTCAAGTgatgtattaaaataaaaaatgcccAGGGTCTGCCTCAGCCGCGTTAAGTTTTTAAACCCGCTGCAGTGTCAAAAATTTACTCACTCTGACCGTATGTTCAGATATATGAAAGCAAGGGAAGAGTGAAAACTAAAAATTGCTTTAACCGATGCAGCCAATATTTGTCACATCTTTTGATTGTTTAATGAGAATGTGCCACCTTTTAGATGCAACTATGAACTTCAGCTGTGTATGACCTATTGCCTTCCCGACTCAGTAAGAAACCACTTCAGACACACAAAATCCAACAAATTCTAAAGCCTGAAAAgaactttatttatttaagtgTAAAATTGCAATTGTATAAcctagattaaaaaaataaacattttggaAATAGTGATTAGTCTTGACAATCTCAACTAGTTAGCAATATCATCCAAGATAGTAGAAGGAATACTGTTTAATGCAAGACATTTTTCAATGTAGAAAAtccaacttttttctttttttatagcaAACCTATATTTTACCAAAACTATACAGTTAGTAAAAGTTTGAGTGAATTCTTACAGTAATTTCTCCTAGGTGGAGATAAAATCTGAGGTAATGCAAATATAAACTTcttaaaacacagtaaaaaaaaactttaaactgcttttaaagtaATTAAATCTAAAAGGTATACAGTTTGAAAATACTGATAcaaaaaatctgatttttttcaaaaattttattttttattacaaaaatgcacttttgaagtaaataaaaaatacatagagCGCAATGCAGCTTGGAACCGTGATAAGCGTGTTAGTAAGCTCTCGCTTCAATATGACCTGAGAATAGATTTACAAATTAAATAATCCTCCCTGGCGGTATCATTATAGACCCGAAAAGCTTGAAAATCATCATACTGCAGATAAATCTGCCGCAGCTCTGCAAATTACTCCcctggatccagtgctgcaattctcccGCCTGTCCTCTGGGTGGCGTTCTACACCTATGGTGAgatcgctgtctctcattatgtgacaGACCATCTCATCTGAGGGAAAGAGAGCCTCCGAGACCAGAAGAAGACTGTCTGCCAGCGTCTGGTTCCCGGGGTAGGGGAGTTACACGCCTACTGCTCTGCGCATGCTCTGCATACACCTCCCAGTGGCTACCCCGAGCCAGGATTACCGCTACAGCATCTTTTCCACCCTGAGCCTAGCATGAGATTACCGCCAAGGTTAAAGGATGCAATTTATCATACTCCTATCCTATACATTTATCGTGTATCATACCCTATACATACCATAGTATATCCTATTCAATTCTAGTCGTCATGATCTACAGTATACAAGTCAACATAGTTGCTTCCTTGGCCCTAGATTGACTATAAGTGGTCACATGTCCTCTGAGGTGTGTTTACAGGAGTGACACCAATATTTAGTGATCTTTCTGCTTAACGTTAGGCAGCAGGAGTAAAAAACTTCCAGTCCTGTCGGGCCACCCGGAAGTCACGAGAAGCAAGGCGATTGGCAAGTTTTTCCCGCATGCTGCCTTCATGCTTGGCGGCAAATGTTTTCTCTATGTCCTCTCTGCTCATGTGCTGCCTGTTATCACCAAACGTATGCAGGTGGTTCCTCACTACTTTACTGCCCTGCAGCAGCTTGCTTAAAGACTCTGTTTCAGCGCAGTTGCCGTATCGCCATGGTTGTAGCTTCTTGACTACTTCGTATTCAGGATCAAAGTTGGTGATaaacattttgtgacatttgacACACGGTGGAATTTCTTTATATCCATTAATTTCAGTTGTAAACCTGTAGGCCTTACAGTGGACGTCTTCTGGAAAGACTATGCCATGACCAGTGTCTCCACAGCTCACCGCATATGAAATAGCCTTGTCCCAAACATACAGGGCACTGATATAAATCATTATCATCCTTGGAATTTTGCCTTTGCAGGACAGCGACGCTCCATAAAAAGACTCTAGAATGTTAGCATTGTGGGGATCTGTTATGTAGCTGTGTGTGACCACGGAAGCCGAGAAGGCAAAGTCATTGGCCACACATTGATCTCCTCCTTCATTCAGTGTCCACAGCGAATTGTTTAGCTTCACCAGTTCTTCCATCAGTGACTCGGAGTTTCCTATATTGTCCACCTTTGTCATCTAAGGGAAAACAATGGTTATTTTTATTAAAGCACACTTTGTTCAcctgaagattttttttatttttttttaacaacttaTCCTCAAAGGGGTTTTCCCCATAaattcagagcagttttcacatttCAACGATGCGTctattcagcaataactttattattacttgttAAACCTAAATCTATACTTGAGCTTTTTTTATGCcacaaattagactttctttgggtggtactttttgataaaagtttttttttttttatatcctatATGCATTTAATGGGATTAAGAAGGGAAGATAattacattcattatttctcagttttcaactgtTAGTTTTGAAATAAATTGTTCTTCTGTAATTAAAGTAtactcattttatttgcccatttgtcccagttattacatttcaattatgtccctagtacagcgtatggtgacaatattttatttggaaataaaggggtattttttcaatttttgtgattttggttttctttttactccatcagtaattacaagcccttatctgctaaaacagtaataaaacctaatggcatacatatttaaaaagctaagtccctaaggttGTAATTTATGTATTGTCTTTTAAATTCGTCACTTTaggtgttttggtttttttgtatctttttctgttttttttttttttttttacagttgtgtTATGAGGACAGGAAGGCAGCAGAATGAGTTAAGGGGAAGGTTATTGGGATAAGAAATTTAAAGTTTATTTTTTATAGTaatctttttggccactagatgtccccacacaatTTCCTGTCTGGTTAGAATGCAGCTCCAGCCAGCAGGAATTCAGTTCCTGTCATTTACAATGCAATGATTACTGTTGCTTGTTGCAACAGTAATCATTGTCACTTTAGACACCTAGATTGGCTCTGGGAACGTACGTTCACATTCGCCAATCTCTGCACTACTGTTGGGGTCTGTGGGCTCGTTTGCCGGAAATAAAAAGTGAGGGACAAGTATCTTGCCCCTGGGAGCTGAAGTCCGTTTTTTGGGGACTTAGATACTTGTCCTGGGAGGGGGTTGGGTAAGTGGTTAATATCTTCACACACTTCTTGAATTTCACAATAAAAGGCCCAAAATTAACCTTTTCATGTTGTCCTGTCCATAATGGATGGACAGACTTAGAGAcattgaagcgagaataattctaaaacgccgctatcccgcggctaaacgggggtcccttcaccccccaacccccccccccccccgcaaaatcaacgaccaaattggtcgtagattttgctgctgctgaaggcagggctaacggctgcagccctgccttacagcgcgtctatcaggggcgcatcgccgcctctcccccgcccctctcagtgaaggaagacagaggggcgggggagaggcggagatacgcgctgacgcgcgtggggcagggcggttagccctgccccaatgcgtaagcgctcccccgctgcacggaggaggatttgtgggttaagggacccccattaagccgcgggatagtggcattttagcagggggcactcatgcccctgctatctatgaggtctgaagcgagattaattctcgcttcagactctctttaaaggggaactccagcctaaacaaacatattgtcattaagttacattagttatgggcAAGATTGAATTAAAACTGGATGGGCCCGTGCATgcatattatataaaaaaaacagtgcTGATAAAACAAAATGCTTACATATTCCAGTACGAAGGAGTACGGTGTCTGACGTGGAAAATGGGTTTTGTATTCTTTAAAGGAATTTTGGAACGCCTTTTTATAGCCTTCCAACGTCTCAGTGGGAATAAATTCCTCGGCTTTGATTTGTGGGTGATTGATGTGTCcaaagaagaagatggagtgtAATACCTGGGAGAACATGGGAAAGAAGTGATATGTAGTCATTTACATTCTGATAGGGATTATATCACAACAGCGAGAAACATTATAGATCACACATGGAGGTGTTCAGCGTCGGACTGACCCACTGAATTACCGTTGTAAAATTTGGTGGGCCACCTTTAAGAGCTGTGACGTTACCAGTCATATGACCAGAGGGCTCTCTCTTCTCTTTCTCCTATATCCGCGGCAGCGCCAGTGAGTCAGATATCAGCCAGGCGCCGCGTGGTGACGTCATCATACTAGATGTGCGGTGCGATCCGGAGGCCTATAAAAGGCATTCTTTCTCAAATGACAAGCTCCACCTCCGTCCGCACCGCATCATCACTGCACGCCGCCTGGCGCCAGACAGAGGCCTGGCTGGAGACTCTGCAGCCCGCAGGGAGAATGCCTGTCTGAGGTGAGGACCTTGTCTGACTGGAGGGGACTCTGAGTGACTGACTGAGCCTGAGGGAGAGGCAGCTGCCCGCAGCCACACTGTCTGACGCCGGGACCTGCCACGCTGCCAGCCCAGGCTCAGCTGCCCAGCCAGGGGTGTGTGTAGTGTTGGGGGGGACGCCGGTGTGCACTGCAGGCCAAAGAGGCAGGAGAAGGagatgacgtgtgtgtgtgtgggcaatTGGAGGGAGTTGCTGTCTCTGGTGTCTGGCTGCAGCATGCCTGCTGGGAGTCTGCCTGCCAGCCATGGGTGGTGGATGATCGGCACATTGGGCAGTCTCAGGCAGTGGCACACAATGCAGTGTGTTAGAGGGGGGGATGGGGGTCATGCTTGGTTATTCTGTGGCCTGgctggggaagaggcaggaga contains:
- the LOC137542310 gene encoding uncharacterized protein, with product MDKRELQPDIMETNPDNCNLIQNNNNNFNHGPEFKRNVAKDKEKQKQSIVTSGNQFIRVFQGLLKITQASREDSIRYMQLVLHSIFFFGHINHPQIKAEEFIPTETLEGYKKAFQNSFKEYKTHFPRQTPYSFVLEYMTKVDNIGNSESLMEELVKLNNSLWTLNEGGDQCVANDFAFSASVVTHSYITDPHNANILESFYGASLSCKGKIPRMIMIYISALYVWDKAISYAVSCGDTGHGIVFPEDVHCKAYRFTTEINGYKEIPPCVKCHKMFITNFDPEYEVVKKLQPWRYGNCAETESLSKLLQGSKVVRNHLHTFGDNRQHMSREDIEKTFAAKHEGSMREKLANRLASRDFRVARQDWKFFTPAA